The window tgtaatcgaatgaccagagagattgaagtgttctccaactggtttttgaatgttataattcttgatgtctgatttgtgtccattcattcttttacgtagagattgtccagtttgaccaatgtacatggcagaggggcattgctggcacatgatggcatatatcacattggtagatgcgcaggtgaacgagcctctgatagtgtggctgatgtgattaggccctatgatggtgtcccctgaatagatatgtggacagagttggcaacgggctttgttgcaaggataggttcctgggttagtgtttttgttgtgtggtgtgtggttactggtgagtatttgcttcagattggggggctgtctgtaagcaaggactggcctgtctcccaagatctgtgagagtgatgggtcgttcttcaggataggttgtagatccttgatgatgcgttggagaggttttagttgggggcttaaggtaatggctagtggcgttctgttattttctttgttgggcctgtccagtagtaggtgacttctggctactcttctggctctgtcaatctgtttcttcacttcagcaggtgggtattgtagttgtaggaatgcatgatagagatcttgtaggtgtttgtctttgtctgaggggttggagcaaatgcggttgtatcgtagagcttggctgtagacaatggattgtgtggtatgatctggatgaaagctagaggcatgtaggtaggaatagcggtcagtaggtttctgatatagggtggtgtttatgtgaccatcgcttattagcactgtagtgtccaggaagtggatctcttgtgtgaactggtccaggttgaggttgaggctgggatggaaattgttgaaatcatggtggaattcctcaagggcttcttttccatgggtccagatgatgaagatgtcatcaatgtagcacaagtagaataggggcattaggagacgagagctgaggaagcgttgttctaagtcagccataaaaatgttggcatactgtggggccatgcgggtacctatcgcagtgccgctgatttgaaggtatacattgtccccaaatgtgaaatagttatgggtgaggacaaagtcacaaagttcagccaccaggttagccgtgacattatcggggatactgttcctgacgggcttgtagtccatctttgcgtggaatgttggtgtagagggcttctacatccatagtggctaggatggtgtttttcggaagatcaccaatggattgtagtttcctcaggaagtcagtggtgtctcgaagatagctgggagtgctggtaacgtagggcctgaggagggagtctacatagccagacaatcctgctgtcagggtgccaatgcctgagatgatggggcgtccaggatttccaggtttatggatctttccttgcttgtcaccatgaaaggttttcctcctcccccccccccccgctgctggtgatggcttatcttaagtgatcactctccttacagtgtgtatgataaacccattgtttcatgttctttgtgtgtgtatatcaatctcccctctgtattttccaccaaatgcatccgatgaagtgagctgtagctcacgaaagcttatgctctaataaatttgttcgtctctaaggtgccacaagtactccttttctttttatctcaaaatagcttctgttttctctcttccttctttaCCCAAGGACAGGCTCAGAAGAATAAAGCCCTGGAgatttcctcttctccttctaACCGCAATGGAAATAAACCACAGGAGCTTCCTACCCAGTCATCTCCCCCAAAGACAGTGGCCACTGGAACCTACCCACGCAGCTTCCTGTCCCACCCCATCCAGACTAAATGCTTACTGCCTCTCTGTAAGGGGAGGTCTGCAGTGAACTGTTCTCAGCACCCAGGCTGTCTAACAAAGGCTCCTTTTTCATGATTGCTTTTTGCACTTCTTGTCCCCTCTGAGTTAGTTGGCCAAAAGAGACAGGGAATTGCCTTATGAAGTCTGTGTAGTCGCAGCTGTAGGGCAcgggggcgcggggggggtgAATTCTGTTGCTGGGGCTGTTTCCGAGCTCAGATGTGAATAAggtgtggctgggagccctgtgTCTGACTGAGGGAAGGCAGCTATCACCTTGGGCTTAATGATGTGGGAAGGATGAGATGGGGAGACATGGGACAAGGAATGGAAGAGCATTGATGCAAATGGGTGAGTTTTGGAACAGAAAAATCCTAGGAGCGGGGAGACACCCAGGCTGCTGTAGCCACAGGCgcaagggagagaggaggagctgggtgcagtaaacaggaagggaagaagcCTAGGTCTCATTCCTAGAGAATGACAGTGATGCCTCCTTCCAGGCAGGAATGCACCCCTCCCCAAGTTAGCTCTGTCTGCTCCAGCAAGACAGCCTATTTTCACATACCTAGGTTGTGGGAAAGCCATGATGGCTGCATCAGAGCtcgctaaaaaaaaaaataaagcttttaaaaccagtttctgtTTTCAGCTGGGCTGAGGAACAGGCTAGGTGTGTCCCTTCCAGCCTGCCCCCTGTGAGGGTGTCGGTGGCCCTGGGATGTACCCAGGTGGTGTTCAGGTGTCTCCGTGGAGAATTCTTGGGAAGGAGATGAGCAGGACAATATGGCATATCTAGCTGGCATCTAAACAactaactcagagccctccactTCACGTGGAAACCACAAACCCCCAGGGATTCAGAGCTGCTACATCCTCTGACAGGAAGCAAAGAATGAAGGAGTATCAGGGTGTCCCTCAGCACGTGATGCTTCAGCTCTAATGGGATAATGCTGTCCTTGATTCAATATCCAGGTTTTTGGGGACTTCCATCAGGCCATTTGATCAGGAGGAGAGAGTTATTTTAAGGCTAAATTTCCACTGCCAGTTCTAACAGTAGCATAAATTGTATCAGTGAGTAGAAGCCATCTGCAGGGCCTCTCTGATCCCACACCTTGCACCAAATGGCTAACTCATCTTGCTGTGCAGACTCTATTTGCGTGAAAGCACACAGCCGGATCTCTTTACAATGGAATGATGCTGCAAATGACCCCCATCCATTTCAGCAGCAAGAGGCCAAATGTAGAGTGTCTGTAATGCCTTCTGTTATGATGTCTGCAGGCACGTGGCTGTACTGAGAGGAGCCTTGGAACGTTCTAGAGAGACTTGTCTGCAAACCCTTTCAGGTGCAGCCCCGGAGTCCAAACCACTGAATCTCACCTGGTTTCACGGAGTCATACATTGGCTCTGGGCTCACTGGAAACTGATCCTTTAGGATGAATGTGGCTTCAGTTCAGAGTTTGCAACACAACATGTAACCAGGCGAGGCTCAGGTCCCATAAGAGAAGTGGTGTAGAGATTTAATTCCACTTGGTCTGAAAAATGGTGACTTCTCTTGACCATTGATTTGTCCTAATAAAGTTTTCCATTATCGGTCCCAGAGCGCATTGGTTTccaagctgaagctagacacatttaGGTGTTAACTCTCTTCAGCAAACCATTTCTTTCTCTCACACTTACCCTGCCCCCAATGATTTTGATGGATTTGGAGGGTTCAATGGACTTGGAGGAGCTGGAGTTCAAAATACTGAACTGACCTGTCCAAGTGCTGAGAGTAACATAATGGGGATTTCCAAAGAAAACCAAGTGCTGGAATATTTCAGAGATGGATGGTGTAAGAAAGATCTCCAGTGTTGGCAAAACCAACCATAAACTACCACATACAGCATAAGTAGAAGGActccccactcccccaacccTTCACTTACTCTAAGGGGGCCAGTGAGGACCTGGCTAAGGCAAAGACTCCAGGGTAtctgctctctgggctgaagTAAATCAAACAAAATGCATGGACAGTGCTGCCCTTTGGGGAAAAGGCCATGCTGCCAGAGCTATCATGCCAACAGGTTAGGAagggaatctctctctcacacactcactctcACACTCACTCTCCTGCTCCTTTCAAGCATTTCAGCAGAGCAAAGTGTGTTTTGGGGTGCATTTTTTCCACAATGCAAATATAGTGACCTGCCCCTGGTTTGGGAACAGGGGTGCTGTATGCCTTGTCAAGCTCTCCTTCACTAGTCACCTCCTTGCTAAACTGCTTGAGTGGAATAAACAACCTCCTGCTGGGGAGGATGCCGACAAGGAGAGACTTGCAGAGGAACATGACGGGGTCCCTGATCAGCTGAGCTGATGGGCTGCTTTGTCTGTGCAGGTGCGTGGAGGCCCTGGTGGTTTACTGTTGCTCGGGTCGGCAGGAGGAGCCATACGTTACCATCACACGCAAGAAGAAGTTCAGGAAGGGCTCTGaggtggagctggagcaggaggtCGGCCACTCGATCCGCAAGCTGGTCACACACCGCAATGCCTTCAAGCGCATAGCAGTGATCCAGGCCTTCCTGGGCTCCACCCCGCAGCTCACACTGCAGCTGTACATCAGCATCATTGAGATGTGTGTCCCCACTGCCAGAGGTAAAGGAGGAATGGGGCAGCATGGATAGTGACCCATGAGGCTCAAGGTGCAGGCCCAGAAATTTGAGTGCTTATCCAAGTCTATCAGGTCTGCAAATGCACAGTTGAAGTCTCCTAAGAACAGGCTAGTTCTCTAGTTCAACCACCTCTGGAATGGAAGGTGACAGATGTTTAATAGCACATAGCAATGCTTCACCGTGCTTTGGGAGAGCAGGTGAAGAGCAATGCAGTATCCAAATGACACTAGAGGGGAATGTTTAGGTAGCAAACTCAGACTTGTGGGGAAAATCTTTGTGGAGCCTGTTTCATACCAGAGAAAAGCTCCATGGCAGGTAGGTCAGCACACCACTGAATAGGATGCGTTAGGCACTGGCTCGTACAGGTAAGATCTGAGTCTTCTAAACTTGATGTCTCGCCCAAAAAGGGTGGAAAAGAAATATCTCTAGTTCAGTCCCTGGCTTATTTTTCCATGCAGgactctctctcttgctctctttctcATAGAGTAAACCCCTGTAGGCGAGGGAaggatggcctagtggatagggcactggaatggggctcaggacacctgggttcaattcctgtctCAGCCAttgactgcctgtgtgaccttacAGAGtcacctgtgcctcagttccccaacagTCAATTGGGGATAATGCTTCCTACtccataggggtgttgtgaggctaaaatcCATGAACCAATGTGAGGTGCTCTGGTACCGTGGTCCTGAAGGCCATAAACGTAGATCCCCATCTCCGCTAGGGGCATAGTGAGGTAGGGCTTTAACATCTCCCTTCATGTGATACTATTGCCTCTCTCTCCTTTGGAAGCTGCTTCCATTCCAGAGTTCATCTTACTGTTAcgtatattttaaaagaatttttcgTAGTCTCGTTTAAATCATCCCATATGGTCTGGTCTTGCTGGTGCAGCCACGTCTTAGATAAGTTCATATGACGTCCATGGAAAAAGTCTCTAAAGCTCTTAGGATCCAGGCAAGGAAACAAACTCCAAACCAAAATAAACCTTAATTTAAGCTAATAGTATAAACGATGATGAGGAAATTGGGTTTTATCCAATCAGTTGCTATTCCTAATGTACAATGAGTGCTGTGTTTAGTGACTCTCTGCTTATAAAATCCTGAGAGCTACTGTCTCAGTCTCATTTAATAGAATTAGAGGGTGAGCGCCTCATTCGTGCTTTAAGCCATTCATGCTGCATAAAAGGGCAGGAGCAGTATAAAGAGGCCCTAAATACTCTGCTTCCAGCATGGAAGGATTCCCCTGGAAGGGGCACTGTGGAAGATAAGGCTATCTCCTAGGACCCCCTTGCAAGTTGGGGTGTAGTGGttgtgctggggcaggaggggtgtgcCGAAGTGAGGCCACAGCTTGCACCACTGAGGAGATTTGGGGGAAGCTATGGTGACTCTGAGAGGCACAGTACAGAATCTCAGCCAGAGTGAGTCCCACAAGTCCatatccttggctggtgtaattCATGGTAGCCCCATTGACTTAGCAGCATTGTTGATTTCACTGGCCAGGGATGGGGGCCATAAATTTCAACTGGATTGCTcccatgagtaaagttaagcatggacCTGGCCCAGGACTGGTAAAGTAAATTGGATTTGGGTAGGGAAGGTGATCTCATGGGTAAGGTGCAGGTGAGGAAGGGAGGAGACTTAGGTCCTTGTGTAGCTCTGACACACATTTTCCATGTGACCTAGAGCAAGCTCTAAcctgtgactcagttttccccatctgtaaaatgaagataacagcATGTACCTACCTCCTGCAGGTGTGGCGAGGCTAGATTAACTAACGTTTGTGAAGCGCTGTGAGATCTGCAGATAGAAGAAGCTCTAGAAGCACAAAGTAGTAGTACTGTAgctaatttacaaaaagaaaaggagtacttgtggcaccttagagactaacaaataaatttgttagtctctaaggtgccacaagtactccttttctttttgcgaatacagactaacacggctgctactctgaaacctgtagctaaTTTAGTACAACTTAAGCCTACTATTGTTAAAGTCAAAGGGAGGTTTTCCATTGactgggagcaggattaggcATATAATCAGTAAATGTGTAAACCAAGCTTTCCAATTCCTCATGTATATAATGTAACCTCCTgatacagtggctctcaacctttccaggctactgtgcCCCTTTTtgaaatctgatttgtcttgcatatcccaagtttcaccttacttaaaaactacttgcttataaaatcagacatatgaatacaaaagtgtcacagcacactattgctgaaaaattactcgctttctcatttttaccatagcattataaaataaataaattggaatataaatattgtacttacatttcagtgtataatatatagagcagtataaacaagtcattgtctgtatgaaattttagtttgtactgactttgctagtgctttttatgtagcctattgtaaaactaggcaaatatctagatgagttgatgtactccctggaagacctttgcatTACTCCCCAGGGATACAtatacctctggttgagaaccactgtcctaatgTAACTGGGATCTAAAACTGGTGTTTATCACTAGTTTACATAAAAGTTTACTAGTTCAGAAAGTGGAGATTTCCATTCCTATGTATGTCACATATGCCTTAAGCTGCTAAACacttggccctggtctacacttggggggGGCACGGTCGACCTAaaatatgcaacttcagctacgcaaatagcgtagctgaagttggcgtaccttaggtcgacttacctggccattAGGACAGCGGCAAGTTGattgctgccgctcccccgttgactccgcaTCCGCCTCTTGTGAGCTAGAGTTCCAGAGTCCACGGGGAGCGcatttggggatcgatttattgcgtctagacgagacgcaataaatcgatccccgatagatcaatcactacctgccgatctggtgggtagtgaagacctaCACACCCAAAGGGGCGTGAAAATTATTAGGAGAATGACACCCAGTTTCCACTGACCTTCATGTTCACGTGCAATTTAAGGTTTCGTGCAATGAGCAGTTTTCCAGGTCACAAATAATGCATTGCTCTCTAGGAAAGAAGAGATTATTCACAAAGCACAGAAAGAAACTCTCCTTTTCATTCCGTGAGGCCCTTCCAGGGTCTACCTGCACACTCTGTACCCTCTGTAACTGTAAAACACTCTGGGTCCCACACTGTGGTCCATGCATCACTGGGGACTTGCTGGTGGTTCATGGAGAGTCAACTAGCCAGACTATGCTGCCTGCCTTCCTTGCAGGACTGCTAAAAGCACCTTTTCCCCCTAGTGTTACTTTTGTACATAAGCCAGTGCCATAGTTGCCCAGGGATGCTGTGTGATCATGAATGTGAGGGAAAGGGTCCCCTAGAAAGTCTCCATTAAGGTCTGATCCATACTACGAAAATGTTTGAGAAGCTCTGGAATAAAACCTCTGGCCATTTCAGCAACAGATGCAGGAAAGTAACCCTAGCTCAGGGATTTGCATAGGGAGCTTGTCTGTACATCTTGAATCTACATGCCACAGTAGTAAATACATCATTTACTCACTACACCTGAGATCAAAAGCAATTTTCCTTTATGGCTGCAGCACAGTTTCCCAGTCCAGGCTGAACTAGAGTGACCAGCTATGTTTCCTGTATATAAAGGCTGACTTTGTAACAGAGGACAAAAGCTCACTCCTCCCACATGTACTACAGTACACTGATATCATAATATATGATCTTTTGCCTGGCTACTGCTGAAACATGAGACAAAGTATGTCCTGCATTGACTTGCTATGGCTCATAGGACATTAGTCCCTAAATACGGGTGGACAGAGACTTGCTTAAACATAACTCTCCTAGCAGAGATTGCCCCGTGGCAAGTCTGCAGCCACTTTCTTGCCTAGTTTATAGCTGTGTTAGGTGCAGATGCAAACTATCACAGCAATAATTGTGTCTCATGACTGATTCCAATGCAGTTACAAGCCTCAGTTTCGACAGGGCCTCGGTGGGTTACAGTTGTAGAGACAGAAGCAGGATTCATGGctgtcctgcctcctgcccttgTTGCTACTGCACTAACTACCTAGGTGCTTATACCACACCAGTCCCCATTGTATTTGAGCACCTGGGCTACCAGATCTTTCCCAGTTACAGCTGCACAACCCCAgccaagagcagaattttgtcCTAACTCAGAGGTCTTAAGCCAAATTCAGGCCTAGCTGACACAGGGGCAGCCATGATTCTGGGCCTGCTGACAGCTGGGCTCAACTGAATCTCCTTTCTGGAGTGACATGGGGTTTGTTAGCTATCTGAATTAGTGAGGTGGGATGAGGGGTAGATGGTACATTAACCtattgctgagcacccactcaCCCAGCAGGAAAGAAGGAATGCAAATGTTCCTACTTATTCTGGGCAGAAGAGGGTCCTGGGTGGCTACACTTATAGATACAGGAACAAGAAAGAGGCTTGCTGGGGCAGATTTAGGATACGCAGGACATACTGTCTTCACCAGGCTGTTCttggctgggacagtcctttCCCATTTGGGATCTAGCTAACCAGACTCTTTCTGTCCCTCACCTGCAGCTGCTGAAGGCCCCTGATGCCGCCTGCGACAAGctattcctcccctgcccctcgcccattcccagctccttttCATACCACTGTGAGCCATTCTGCCCTAGTGCCAGTTCCAAACCTCTGCTCCCACCCTCCATGAGTCATCCCTCCCAAGCGCCTGCTTTAATTGGGCATGAGTTGTCCCTCCACAGTACCCTGACCACGCCGAAACCTTTGTGCCTGACACAGAGTCTGATTGGAgcgtggggcagaggggaagacaTGGACTAGAGCAGCATGTGTGCATTGCCCTGTGTAACCTCTAACCATCCATGGTCACCATCTTTCTTCCCTCCTGTGCAGCCGTCCTGATGGGCATCTGCCTGATATCGGTCACCTATGGGGCGCTGATCTGCAACATCCTGGCCATCCAGATAAAATACGATGACTACAAGGTCCAGCTGCGGCCGCTGGCATTCATCTGTATCGTCCTGTGGCGCAGCCTGGAGATCTCCACTCGTGTGGCCGTCCTGGTGCTCTTCTGCAGCGTCTTCAAGCACTGGATCATCCCCATTATACTCGCCAACCTGCTGATCCTCTTCTTCTTGCCATGGGTGCAATTTTGGCATAGCGGTGCCCAGCTGCCTGACAACGTAGAGAAGAACTTTAGCCGGGTGGGCACCGTGGCGGTGCTGTGCTCCTTCACCCTTCTGTACGCTGGCATCAACATATTCTGCTGGTCGGCCGTGCAGCTGAACCTGACCGACCGGGACCTGATAGAcaaggcacagagctggggccgGTTGACCACATACTATGCTGTGCGACTGGCGGAGAATGCTCTCCTGCTTGTCCTCTGGTACTTCTTCAAGACAGATGTGTTTGACTACATCTGCACCCCACTGCTGGTGCTGCAGCTGCTGGTGGGCTACTGCTTGGCGATCTTCTTCATGCTCCTCTTCTTCCAGTACTTGCACCCATGCCGCCAGCTCTTCCAGCACAATGTCTCTGACTTCCTGCAGTGCGTCTGCTGCCAGCGGTGTGCACCAGTCAGGCCCACACAACTCGATGCACCCTGTGAGTCTGGCGTGAGGCATAGCATCGTCTGACGCACGcagcagagggaggcagcaggtccaaaacaTCCAAAACGACACAGTTGCCGATGTCAATGACCGATGGAAAGCACTTGCCTGGCTCTTGCCAGGTGTCTAGCTGTGACAGGACACTCACACTGCATGAGTAAAGTGTGCActtgtccccacccccatctcctaaTTTGTCAGGAAAGCCCTTGTTTGGGGTCAGAGGGGAGTCCAGTCCCTGACTCTCTGCTCTTCCAGAGCTCCATTCCCCACCAATACACTGCATCAATTGCACACTACAACCTGCAGGGGCCACCCTTCTCTGCCATGAAAGGAGATTTCTGTCTCCAAGTAAGTCCATGCATCCCCGGACACCCTTGCTGCCCAGTGCCTTTGCTTTCACTTCTCAGCTGTACCTCAGCAGAAGGGACATTGTTCATGATTGTGCTCTGTCTTCCCCATTCCCAGTGTTCTCTCTCTGGTTATTACTGTACATTTGTTGAACTCACGATGGATGAATCTTGAAGTTGACATGGTGGGAAATGTTCTGTGTTTTAAAGGAATTGATGCCATTTTGGGTCTGGCTTTTGTCTCTTCTGGTTTTTCGTGGGCAGCATCATGCAGTTGGGTTTGAAGAGGCCGAGAGCTCCAGCGACTCATGCTCACTGGGTGGAGATCAGGGGaattttcctccttcctgctcttGGGCCCTAACTGTTCAATAGTGCCCCAGTTAGGTGTGTGTTTATTCCTTTCACTGTGGCTTGTGGTAGTGTATGCTAGTTGAGTCCAAACTGAACACTGGATCCTGCCCCTTCATCCTCTGGGAAAGCCTCGATCGAGATCTTCACAGCTTGGCTCATCTCCAAGATGTCAGCCTGAAAGGCCCCTGAATTCTGGGGAACTCTAGTCTGGTTTCAAACTTCCCTCTGTCTCACCCACATCCAGTTGCAACACcagcttttttccaccaaatgcatccgatgaagtgagctgtagctcacgaaagcttatgctctaataaatttgttagtctctaaggtgccacaagtactccttttctttttgcgaatactgactaacacggctgctactctgaaacctcctctagctgtttgtaaaacaaatctCTGGAGGGAAGAGCTCCCTCTCCAGGGAGACGTGGGGAATGCAGTCTTATGTTTGCAGTGGAGATAACTGCAAATGCTAACATTACTGTCCTTGGCCCAGCAGAGGAGTCTAGATGAAGTACCACATCTCATACCTCAGAGCACAGCATCCAGTATCTGGGTGCACGGAGAGTCTTGTCTAAATATACGTGGCAGTATAGCCCTGAGCCTAGACAGCAGCTGTCCTGGAGGCCAGAGCAAGCCTGAGAGAACACCTCTATGTCACTAGAGCAGCAGTTCCccaacttcattgcactgtgacccccttctgacaacaaaagttactatacgaccccaggagggggggaccAAAGGCTGAGCACAcccgagccccactcccccaggcggagccaaagcccgagccccactgtcCCAGGTTGGGGGATCAAAGCTGAAACCAAGGTCTTCAGCCCTggatgggagatggggggggttgTAATTAAAGCCCCACcagccagggctgaagccctcaggcttcagcttctgcACCCGGACGGTAGGGCTCGGacttggctttggccctgggtggtgaggcttgggcttcagctccGGGTCCCAGCaggtctaacaccagccctggcagccccattaaaatggggttgtgatccactttggggtcctgacccggtttgagaaccactgcactagagctCTGAAAAGGAAGGATAGGAGTACACCCCACTCCTGCTAGTCTCGGTGCTCTCACCTAGCATTATGAATATCGGCCCTCAAGTTGGCCCTGACAGCTGGTGGGCAGGAAATGTCGAAAGCAGGGCTAGGCAAACGAAACCAGCCTTGCAACCCAAACCTGCTTAGCCTCTCCACAGAGACACAGCCAGGAGAGAGCAAGGGGATAGCAGGCTCCAACTCTTATCTGTGAACATTTTCTGCACCAGCTGTGGCAGGGGTCGAAGCTTTCCTGATGGGGCTCATGTGCAGGCAGGACATTACTCCCACCAGATGGAAACACAGGCAGATCTAAGCCAGAGAAGGAGGTTTCTCCCTGAATGTGCCCTAACTCAGGGAGCCCTGAAGGGAAGTGTTGCTACAGAAGCAGGTGGAGGAATTGCTAACCTGCATAACCAGTTTTTGAGCATGGGGAGACAAAACAAAGGCTGGCAGCCTATACAGGCAGCCAAGTGCTGCACAGACTATCTGGCTTAGTCATTTGTATTTTACAGAAGTTGAGTCTCAGCTTTGGGGGCAACATAGATAAGAGTTTGGTCCAGCAAAATCAGTCGAGCATGGAGAAGACTGATTAGCCAGCATGGTGGGAGTTGTCCCAGAGGCTAGAGCAATTAGTTAAATACAGGGGATTTCCCACAGCCAACCCTGAGGTGCTGTGCTGGGAACCTCAGACCCCGGAAATGCAGGTGGGagtgacagtggggaaggaaggccTTTGGGGAAACAGAACCCTGCAGGCTAGTCCCTTCCCTGCTGAATCAGTCTTCATGGCATCACAAACATTCACCAAGCACAGACCTTAGGCCACCCTTTCATTCCCAGATGACAGCAGGTGGTTGGAGAGTTTGGGTTCTTGTAGAAGGCAGGTTACTCATCCATCCGTTTCTGatatgcccatcaccatggtccCTACCTACCCTAAGGTGTGGTATAAATCCTAAACATCTGGGCACCAAATACAAAATGACAAGTTTGTCCCCAGAGACGGAGAGAAGCGCCTGGGCATAagcctcctgccctgcagcatcCTAAGGGTTAACTTCCACTACTCAGGTGCATTCTAAGGTCCTCTCTCACTTGGGAGGTGCATGCCACCCCACTTACTGCCCAAGACCCAGTCCACAGTAGAGGTTTGCCCCAGGTATTGGTGTCTAGCCACTAGCATGGCTGAACTAGTGCATAGCCCTAGTGCTGACTGGCTATGAAAATGCATCAGTGCAGCCTTCCCTGTGCTTACAGGGGTGCtgtctgtctacactggggggttgTGCCAGTGCAGCTATACCATCGGGTGGTCCCTGATGGTTTAATCCCCAGTGTAGAGGAGACCTGTGCTTTTTTAGAGCCACTAAACACAAGTGTTGGGGAAGGGAAGCTGTGTCCACCTCAGCCCCATGATTATCAGCAGCCTCCCACACAGGCAGGCCAGACTGGCACAGGGGATAGTTCCAGGGGAGATGTAAGGCAGGGGTGGGAATAGGAGGGCACTGCCcttgagagggggagagaaaagaaacaggGCCCAtcatcccctcctctcctcccctctctgtcACATTCTCCCCTTACAAAATAGGCGCAAGAGCATGCTACAGTAAAGGGAGGGTTGGGGAAAAACAATATTCACCCCTGGCCATGGCCCCTTTACAGTGTTTTCTAGCTGCCAGCTCCAGTCCCAGCTATGCACTTGCTGGCGCCTGTGTCACAGACAAGGCAGTGCTCTGAGCTGATTTGGGATTgctgagtgagtgtgtgtgtgtgcgcgcatgctgGAGTGAAAGGGAC of the Dermochelys coriacea isolate rDerCor1 chromosome 9, rDerCor1.pri.v4, whole genome shotgun sequence genome contains:
- the XKRX gene encoding XK-related protein 2, which translates into the protein MDNTCEGPIGECSDQPPLEEETREPPVSPKTKPPFSIIFSTLLFCGECVAAGFLCSSYSHSDDHFWLAMTILFMLYPSIMVQLTLIFVHRDLTSDKPLVLLMHMLQLGPVIRCVEALVVYCCSGRQEEPYVTITRKKKFRKGSEVELEQEVGHSIRKLVTHRNAFKRIAVIQAFLGSTPQLTLQLYISIIEMCVPTARAVLMGICLISVTYGALICNILAIQIKYDDYKVQLRPLAFICIVLWRSLEISTRVAVLVLFCSVFKHWIIPIILANLLILFFLPWVQFWHSGAQLPDNVEKNFSRVGTVAVLCSFTLLYAGINIFCWSAVQLNLTDRDLIDKAQSWGRLTTYYAVRLAENALLLVLWYFFKTDVFDYICTPLLVLQLLVGYCLAIFFMLLFFQYLHPCRQLFQHNVSDFLQCVCCQRCAPVRPTQLDAPCESGVRHSIV